One part of the Anopheles merus strain MAF chromosome 3L, AmerM5.1, whole genome shotgun sequence genome encodes these proteins:
- the LOC121598603 gene encoding ATP-binding cassette sub-family A member 12: MKLSRHADSMQIRALLKKDYLVRIRQPWMTIIQYVWPCMIFAALYILRNRFQAVEINDCQFPTRNLQANGILPFFQSYICTFENECQDAKSYAETEDFNDAPVTPVVNIVQIILDNAALYDAIVKLPIERNFIASVTAIVSHAKFKEIERNGDRLVKMLPEIRKKVGDQFDILQLFSDDQTFSKSGNILCGRPFPRSDNIRFVDNILYTPDYAGPDKDELAVMPTPYCKQLYLDVTNTNNGKITWRFLKPILQGKVLYGPANERNDEIMKLANQTFADMGRLREFFRALDTTLQLLRTDDEVRESFQSLINLAKSPLIKMFVGGNVNIELIEDMLNGILYDNEVAKAVNTIANIFDCFSADRFIPVADEQTLEDRAFELNRKKLFFAGVYFENGTTANEITYKIRMRTDDTPVTVENRNRFWFPGPEASFELDMRYHRGFIQIQHAVDMGIIRQAKREMFNKKSKEKSEDSSPFGGELELTDDFSQEDDLDTEDKSVEVKDSDEEVEETTATPASVSETTTENLSSLYGDLSKRLNVSQDVLDRFGDGSNSSALEDFLDFKDDDEEGSSSETSATTTAVPVLSRQKRQSFLDLFFGGGSKKSTDELEYKVANEKFYTKQFPYPKYTKDDFKKGLYLAQAIQMAYFIALIVHVASSVRQKIWMKESGNSMLMRSMGLKSGSETVSWVITTFIEISIVFLIGLAILYGGGLLVHSNQLFLFCYLVLFGVCLIGFCYMCSMFFNSASIGSVSTVILFLITFLPYIIIIALGATLSSVAKFFANLSFSTAFCYAWRHVIRMELQHRGANFSSAFQGAIADNDLEFGILMILLDAVIYFTIGYLYQCFKKDETTFHTVKRIKLDKSIGAELRNVDVAYEKGGKKVLSDVSITFRRDEVTCLLGRNGAGKSTIIKLLTGQVRPIEGDVHLPLDYDFISGIRNNAEKIGLCPQNDVLIPNLTAKEHLQLYARIKLTRGFDTEVSRTLENLKMGPYQHYRASDLSGGFKRRLCIAIAFLGSPNLVILDEPCSSVDTKARKYIWELIQTLRKDRAVILATHHLDEAECLSDKIVMLENGKAILEQSQEELKKRFTNTIYLSIFLKHQTDVDRTVMIAQLSKLLDGTADLRYDMSATLNQLDFKITSSTNDSQVLNIEPLLEHMAQLKSQKQIDSFEIRNENLLNIFSTVNASDPTPADPMLQNGNGTSATHIPNGFHGPKTNDSKLSTMSVMWTLFCKRMRHFMRNYRLLVCLLVLPTIFEIIAMGFMTIRPPGEHDLMVNFSTALYPRSAEFYTNATDGDEYQDAIVSDVLAHCTDEYCSIFNSSYDAYRWVLSTTDDYTERRYGGITINKEKNIVWYNNKGYHSMPTWLNMLDTAVLRAELNDSSYTIRTINHPLKIEEDELSVSSMLQQIADAGISLIILLAFSLVVAGASVYIVNERIRGEKLQQRLAGVNVFTYWSVTYIWDAMIFLIALALAVIVFKVFAIPAYVAREQLEGICLLLVFYGFATIPAVHLFEKLFTDASFANMSIFCLNVITALATLTIIILFDILGDSDESERIRNALNRAFLVLPQHALSDGLIELSKNYITAEIFKRYYIDSYKSPVYSTLLHPHLIALAVMGFIFMLLNVAIEYKVVQRIYNRIVSTSQPKVHDINGMDTPDYSTVISRVEGKKKSITADQILSVDNLRKRYRGCGGGGGGAKGLEVVKDVSFKLRYGECFGLLGTNGAGKSTIFAILSGELLPSGGSFTFYSTHGPSYCPQNNFLDPLLTVEEVIVFYGKLRNIESIDKLIMETLKEYHLEAYRKVLVKNLSGGNRRKLCVAVSCFGQSEIILMDEPTSDLDPVTRSIVYSTIERLNAQNRSILLTSHSISEIDRICQRIAILKDGELLTVDTPDRLKERFGHSYQITLYLEGLREVDFLRVIKREFNVTRDIILHKNSVQFVCQIYPEGGSQREENGKPHKNGHVTIMLDDTGSLVVAPGTSTSATGTASELFLKLQRFAQANKLRYTISRCQMDQVFENVLQSHEEDHANPGFDDS; encoded by the exons ATGAAATTGTCCAGGCATGCCGACAGCATGCAAATACGGGCACTGCTTAAAAAAGACTATCTCGTCCGGATACGACAACCA TGGATGACAATCATTCAGTATGTGTGGCCGTGTATGATATTTGCCGCTCTCTACATACTGAGAAATCGATTCCAAGCGGTGGAGATCAACGACTGCCAGTTCCCGACCCGTAACCTACAGGCGAACGGTATCCTGCCGTTCTTCCAGTCCTACATTTGCACGTTCGAGAATGAGTGCCAGGATGCGAAAAGCTATGCCGAAACGGAAGACTTCAACGATGCACCAGTAACACCCGTAGTTAATATCGTCCAGATCATCCTGGATAATGCCGCACTGTACGATGCGATCGTAAAACTACCTATCGAACGGAACTTTATCGCCAGTGTTACCGCGATTGTATCGCAtgcaaaatttaaagaaattgaGC GCAATGGCGATCGGTTGGTGAAGATGCTACCCGAGATACGCAAAAAGGTGGGTGATCAATTTGACATATTGCAGCTTTTTTCGGACGATCAGACGTTTTCAAAGTCGGGCAACATTCTGTGCGGTCGGCCATTTCCACGCAGTGACAATATCCGATTCGTGGACAACATTCTCTACACGCCAGACTACGCAGGTCCGGACAAGGATGAGTTGGCAGTGATGCCGACGCCTTACTGCAAGCAGTTATACCTGGACGTAACAAACACTAACAATGGCAAGATTACCTGGCGCTTTTTGAAACCGATCCTGCAGGGAAAGGTTTTGTACGGGCCGGCAAACGAGCGGAATGATGAAATTATGAAACTG GCCAATCAAACATTCGCTGACATGGGTCGGTTGAGGGAGTTTTTCCGTGCCCTTGATACCACCTTGCAGTTGCTGCGAACCGACGACGAAGTACGCGAGAGCTTTCAAAGTTTGATCAACTTAGCAAAGAGTCCGCTGATAAAGATGTTCGTCGGAGGTAATGTGAATATTGAGCTGATCGAAGATATGCTGAATGGTATTTTGTACGATAACGAAGTTGCCAAAGCGGTGAACACAATtgccaatatttttgattgtttttcggCCGACCGGTTCATCCCCGTGGCGGATGAACAAACGCTAGAAGATCGTGCATTCGAACTGAACCGTAAAAAGTTATTCTTCGCGGGtgtatattttgaaaatggtaCAACTGCAAACGAAATCACGTACAAAATTCGCATGCGCACGGACGATACACCGGTGACGGTGGAGAATCGGAATCGCTTCTGGTTCCCGGGACCGGAGGCAAGCTTTGAACTGGACATGCGGTACCATCGAGGTTTCATACAGATACAGCACGCGGTGGATATGGGCATTATAAGGCAGGCGAAAAGGGAaatgtttaacaaaaaatctaagGAAAAATCCGAAGATAGTTCACCCTTTGGAGGCGAGCTGGAATTGACTGATGACTTTAGTCAGGAGGACGATCTTGATACTGAGGATAAAAGCGTCGAAGTGAAGGATAGTGATGAAGAGGTGGAGGAAACCACCGCTACTCCTGCTTCCGTTTCAGAAACTACGACCGAGAACCTATCGTCGCTATATGGAGATCTAAGCAAACGATTGAACGTGTCTCAGGATGTACTGGATCGCTTCGGTGACGGAAGCAATAGTAGTGCGCTAGAAGATTTTCTAGATTTCAAAGACGACGATGAAGAAGGCTCTAGTTCCGAAACGTCTGCAACAACCACTGCTGTGCCTGTACTTAGCAGACAGAAGCGACAGTCGTTTCTTGACCTGTTCTTTGGCGGTGGTAGCAAAAAGTCCACCGATGAATTGGAGTACAAGGTTGCGAATGAAAAGTTCTACACAAAGCAATTCCCTTACCCAAAATACACTAAAGATGA CTTTAAAAAGGGCCTATATCTTGCCCAAGCCATTCAGATGGCATACTTCATTGCGTTGATCGTACATGTTGCTTCATCAGTGCGGCAAAAGATCTGGATGAAGGAGAGCGGCAATTCGATGCTGATGCGATCGATGGGTCTCAAATCTGGCTCGGAAACTGTTTCTTGGGTCATCACTACGTTCATCGAAATTAGTATCGTTTTCTTGATTGGACTCGCCATTCTCTACGGTGGAGGCCTTCTAGTACACTCCAATCAACTGTTCCTATTCTGTTACTTGGTGCTGTTTGGCGTGTGCCTGATCGGTTTTTG CTACATGTGCTCGATGTTCTTCAACTCTGCTAGCATTGGATCGGTGTCGACTGTGATACTCTTCCTGATAACATTCCTTCCGTACATTATTATCATCGCACTAGGAGCAACGCTTTCCTCAGTGGCAAAGTTCTTCGCAAATCTTTCCTTTTCAACTGCTTTCTGTTACGCTTGGCGTCACGTGATCCGCATGGAGCTTCAACATCGCGGAGCGAATTTCTCCAGCGCCTTCCAAGGGGCGATAGCGGACAATGATCTCGAGTTTGGCATTCTAATGATTTTACTCGACGCCGTGATCTACTTTACCATAGGCTATCTTTATCAGTGTTTTAAGAAAG ATGAAACCACATTCCATACGGTAAAGCGCATCAAACTGGACAAGAGCATCGGGGCCGAACTGCGCAACGTGGACGTAGCGTATGAAAAGGGTGGCAAGAAGGTATTGAGTGACGTTTCCATCACATTCCGTCGCGATGAAGTGACCTGCCTGCTCGGACGGAACGGTGCCGGTAAAAGCACAATCAT AAAACTGCTTACCGGGCAGGTACGACCCATTGAAGGAGACGTCCACTTACCGCTGGATTACGATTTCATCTCCGGCATAAGGAACAATGCGGAGAAAATTGGACTATGTCCCCAAAACGATGTGCTCATACCGAATCTTACCGCTAAGGAGCACCTGCAGCTGTACGCACGTATCAAACTGACCCGTGGTTTCGACACAGAGGTCTCACGGACGCTGGAAAATCTGAAGATGGGACCTTACCAGCATTATCGAGCGTCGGATCTATCCGGTGGCTTCAAGCGACGACTGTGCATTGCAATCGCATTCCTAGGTTCTCCAAATCTGGTTATTCTGGATGAACCATGCAGCAGCGTGGATACGAAAGCGCGCAAGTACATCTGGGAGTTGATACAGACGCTGCGTAAGGACCGTGCCGTTATACTTGCTACGCATCATCTAGACGAGGCAGAATGTTTGAGCGATAAGATCGTTATGCTGGAAAAT GGAAAAGCAATATTGGAACAATCGCAAGAAGAGTTGAAGAAACGATTTACCAATACGATTTATTTGAGCATCTTTTTGAAACATCAGACAGATGTTGATCGCACCGTAATGATTGCACAACTCAGTAAACTGCTGGACGGTACTGCTGATTTGCGATATGACATGAGTGCTACACTTAATCAACTGGACTTCAAGATCACTTCATCCACCAACGACAGTCAGGTGTTAAA CATTGAACCACTACTGGAACATATGGCACAGCTGAAATCACAAAAACAGATCGATTCATTCGAAATTCGCAACGAAAACTTGCTCAATATCTTCAGCACAGTCAATGCTAGCGATCCAACACCTGCCGATCCTATGCTGCAAAATGGAAATGGTACCTCCGCAACGCACATTCCAAACGGTTTCCATGGGCCAAAAACGAACGACTCTAAGCTGAGCACTATGTCCGTTATGTGGACGCTGTTTTGCAAACGTATGCGCCATTTCATGCGCAATTATCGACTGCTGGTGTGTTTGCTTGTGCTGCCAACTATCTTTGAAATAATCGCGATGGGTTTCATGACGATCCGTCCACCTGGGGAACACGATCTTATGGTGAACTTTTCGACCGCACTCTATCCACGATCAGCTGAATTCTACACCAATGCTACCGATGGTGACGAGTACCAGGACGCGATTGTATCGGATGTTCTTGCCCATTGTACGGATGAGTACTGTAGCATATTCAACTCTTCGTATGATGCTTACCGATGGGTTCTTTCTACCACTGATGATTACACGGAACGTCGGTACGGTGGCATCACGATCAATAAGGAGAAAAATATCGTTTGGTATAACAACAAGGGCTACCATTCGATGCCAACCTGGTTGAACATGTTGGATACAGCGGTTTTGAGAGCGGAATTGAACGATTCGAGCTACACAATCCGCACCATTAATCATCCATTAAAGATCGAGGAAGATGAATTATCCGTATCTTCGAT GCTGCAGCAAATAGCCGATGCGGGAATTTCGCTGATCATACTGTTGGCCTTCAGCTTGGTCGTTGCCGGTGCGTCTGTATACATAGTGAACGAACGGATACGCGGAGAGAAGCTACAGCAGCGCTTGGCCGGCGTAAACGTCTTCACCTACTGGAGCGTAACATACATCTGGGATGCTATG ATCTTCCTTATCGCTCTTGCATTGGCCGTGATCGTATTCAAGGTGTTTGCGATACCGGCCTACGTAGCACGTGAGCAGCTCGAGGGCATCTGTCTGCTACTGGTGTTCTACGGCTTTGCAACCATTCCGGCAGTTCATCTGTTTGAAAAGCTATTCACCGACGCAAGTTTTGCAAATATGTCGATATTTTGCTTGAATGTCATTACGGCCCTGGCGACACTGACGATCATCATTCTCTTCGATATCCTCGGCGACAGTGATGAGTCGGAAAGAATACGCAATGCTCTGAATAGAGCTTTTCTCGTACTACCACAGCATGCCCTCTCGGATGGATTAATTGAACTGTCTAAAAACTATATCACGGCAGAGATCTTCAAGCGCTACTACATCGATTCGTACAAATCGCCCGTATATAGTACTCTCCTTCATCCGCATCTTATTGCCCTGGCGGTAATGGGATTCATCTTCATGCTGCTGAACGTTGCGATCGAGTACAAAGTGGTACAGCGAATCTATAACCGGATCGTAAGTACATCCCAACCGAAGGTTCATGACATCAATGGGATGGATACGCCGGATTACAGCACAGTGATAAGCCGCgtggagggaaagaaaaagtcCATCACGGCTGATCAAATCCTGTCGGTGGACAATCTACGGAAGAGATATCGCGGAtgtggcggtggtggaggcGGTGCCAAGGGTCTCGAGGTAGTCAAGGACGTATCCTTCAAGCTGCGTTACGGCGAATGCTTCGGTTTGCTGGGCACGAATGGTGCCGGCAAGTCTACTATCTTTGCCATTCTTTCTGGAGAGTTGCTTCCATCCGGTGGTAGTTTTACGTTTTACAGTACT CACGGACCATCGTACTGTCCTCAGAATAACTTCCTCGATCCACTGCTCACCGTAGAAGAGGTGATTGTGTTCTACGGCAAGCTGCGTAACATCGAATCGATCGACAAGCTGATAATGGAAACGCTTAAAGAGTACCATCTGGAGGCGTATCGTAAAGTGTTGGTTAAGAATCTGAGCGGTGGAAATCGCCGAAAACTGTGCGTAGCCGTGTCTTGCTTCGGTCAGTCGGAAATTATCCTAATGGATGAGCCGACGAGTGATCTAGATCCGGTTACACGCTCCATCGTCTACAGTACGATCGAGCGATTAAACGCCCAGAACCGGTCGATTCTGCTCACTTCGCACAGTATCTCAGAAATCGATCGGATATGCCAACGAAtagcgatcctgaaggatggTGAGCTGCTCACTGTCGATACACCGGATCGTCTGAAGGAACGCTTCGGACACAGCTATCAGATAACGCTCTATCTGGAGGGTCTTCGGGAGGTGGACTTTTTAAGA GTCATCAAACGCGAATTCAATGTAACGCGGGATATTATTCTGCACAAGAATTCCGTCCAGTTTGTTTGCCAGATATATCCGGAGGGTGGGTCGCAGCGGGAAGAGAATGGAAAACCGCACAAAAACGGTCACGTCACTATCATGCTGGATGATACGGGCAGCTTGGTAGTAGCACCTGGTACTTCCACATCCGCAACAGGCACGGCCAGTGAACTGTTCCTCAAGCTGCAGCGCTTTGCCCAGGCAAACAAGCTGCGGTACACGATTTCACGATGTCAGATGGATCAG GTATTCGAAAATGTCCTGCAAAGTCATGAGGAAGACCATGCTAATCCAGGCTTCGACGACAGTTAG